A DNA window from Camelina sativa cultivar DH55 chromosome 17, Cs, whole genome shotgun sequence contains the following coding sequences:
- the LOC104759424 gene encoding putative nuclease HARBI1: MASSSNNFHYHYDPNNDSLNQYFQEQFNNQFEAVEEAMPVERKPREYIDRKREEGHERLWNDYFSDNPTYNAHHFRRRFRMNKLLFLRIVNRLSEEVPYFKPKKDATFRNGLSPLQQCTAAIRLLAYGTATDSVDEYIRLAACTARKCLEHFVVGIVDLFGAEYLRRPTQEDLQRLLFYGEQRGFPGMVGSIDCMHWQWKNCPTAWKGMYSRGTDKPTIVLEAVASQDLWIWHAFFGAPGTCNDLNVLDQSPVFNDIIYGRAPEVTYYVNGNEYNLAYYLTDGIYPEWATFVKSIPQPQHPKHRLFAQKQEGARKDVERAFGVLQSRFAMIKNPTLLWSKGKIAYIMRACLILHNMIVEDERD; encoded by the coding sequence atggcatcttcttccaacaattttcACTACCATTATGACCCCAATAATGATAGTTTAAACCAATACTTTCAAGAGCAATTTAATAACCAATTTGAAGCTGTTGAAGAGGCTATGCCGGTGGAAAGAAAACCACGTGAATATATTGATAGAAAACGAGAAGAAGGGCATGAAcgtttgtggaacgattatttttcAGATAATCCGACTTACAATGCTCACCACTTCCGGCGACGATTTCGAATGAACAAGCTGCtgttcttgcgtattgtgaatcgtctaagtgaagaagttccatattttaagCCAAAAAAGGATGCAACCTTCCGCAATGGTCTATCACCCCTACaacaatgtactgcagcaattcgactTTTAGCTTATGGGACTGCGACGGACTCGGTTGACGAATACATACGTCTTGCTGCTTGTACTgctcgtaaatgtttggaacattttgTTGTCGGGATAGTTGACTTGTTTGGCGCTGAATACCTACGCCGACCAACACAAGAGGATCTTCAAAGGTTACTATTTTATGGAGAACAGAGGggttttcccgggatggttggtAGCATTGACTGTATGCACTGGCAGTGGAAAAATTGCCCAACCGCTtggaaaggaatgtattcaAGAGGCACCGATaagccaacaattgttttggaggcagtagcttcacaagatctctggatatggcacgcattttttggagctccaggtacttgtaacgatttaaatgtccttgatcaatcaccagtatttaatgacattatttacggtcgagctcccgaagttacgtactatgtcaacggaaatgagtataatttggcttactatctgacggatggtatttacccGGAGTGGGCgacatttgttaaatccatcccacaaccacaacatcCGAAACATCGTTTATTTGCACAAAAACAAGAAGGTgcacgaaaagatgttgagcgtgcatttggagtcttgcaatcTAGGTTcgccatgattaaaaatccaactcttttatggtcaaagggtaaaattgcatatataatgagagcatgtctcatactgcataatatgattgtcgaagatgaacgagat
- the LOC109129886 gene encoding uncharacterized protein LOC109129886, translating to MESANTGTTYATDQYENPYFLHSSDHAGLILVSDRLCTGAEFTSWRRSVRMGLNVRNKLGFIDGTILKPASDHRDFGSWSRCNDMVSTWLMNSVSKEISQSLLFIPTAEGIWKNLLARFKQDDAPRVFEIEQRLNSIQQDASDVTTYYTRLVTLWEEHKNYVELPVCTCGKCECNAATLWEKLQERSRVTKFLMGLNDSYDATRRHILMLQPIPTIETAFNMVTHDERHRSIKPLPRSDNVVFQTTGLAPLLPQGYQGLVDNAANAVQGGYRSRPPKPVCTHCGQTGHVINKCFKLHGYPPGYILGFKSSLSNSQSQRHLAPSQPSQP from the coding sequence ATGGAATCTGCGAATACTGGTACGACTTATGCCACAGATCAGTATGAGAATCCTTACTTTCTTCATAGTTCGGATCATGCTGGTCTCATACTTGTTTCTGATCGTCTTTGTACTGGTGCGGAGTTCACTTCTTGGCGTCGTTCGGTTCGTATGGGATTGAATGTTCGTAATAAGCTTGGTTTTATTGACGGTACTATCTTGAAACCAGCTTCAGATCATCGAGATTTTGGATCTTGGTCCAGATGCAATGACATGGTCTCGACTTGGCTAATGAATTCGGTGAGTAAGGAAATTAGTCAGAGTTTGTTATTCATTCCCACGGCTGAAGGAATTTGGAAGAATTTATTGGCTCGTTTCAAGCAGGATGATGCTCCTCGCGTTTTTGAAATTGAGCAGCGTTTGAATAGTATTCAACAGGATGCTTCGGATGTGACCACCTATTACACACGTCTTGTTACGCTTTGGGAAGAACATAAGAACTACGTAGAGTTACCAGTGTGTACTTGTGGAAAATGTGAATGCAATGCTGCAACCTTATGGGAGAAATTACAAGAGAGGAGTAGAGTGACGAAGTTCCTCATGGGACTGAATGATTCTTACGATGCTACTAGGCGACATATCTTGATGTTGCAACCAATACCGACTATTGAGACTGCCTTCAATATGGTGACTCATGATGAGAGGCATCGTTCCATCAAGCCTCTTCCTCGGTCGGATAACGTTGTTTTCCAGACAACTGGCTTGGCTCCTCTGCTTCCACAAGGTTATCAAGGCCTAGTTGATAATGCAGCTAATGCGGTTCAAGGTGGATATCGCTCTCGCCCACCAAAACCTGTTTGTACCCATTGTGGACAAACTGGCCATGTTATTAACAAATGTTTCAAGCTTCATGGATACCCTCCAGGTTACATTCTAGGCTTCAAGAgctctctctctaactctcaGTCTCAGAGACATCTAGCTCCATCACAGCCTTCTCAACCTTGA